From the genome of Jannaschia sp. S6380:
CTTGTCCATCGTCGCGTTGTAGTCGCCGGTGTCGTATTCCACCGCGACCGGCGTGGCATAGGGGAACTCGGTCACGTAGTTTTGCCGCCGCAACTCGACCGGATCGACGCCCAACTCGCGCGCGGCCTTGTCGATCACGCGTTCCAGCTGGAACGTGGCCTCGGGCCGGCCTGCGCCGCGATAGGCATCGACCGGCACGGTGTTGGTGAAGACCGCCTTCACGTTCACGTATATCACAGGCGTCTTGTAGTTGCCCGCCATCAGCGTGCCGTGCAGCCAGGTCGGCACCGATGGCGCGAAGGTCGACAGATAGGCGCCCATGTTGGCATGCGTTTCCGTGCGGATCGCGGTGAAGTTGTGGTCGGCGTCCAGTGCCAGTTCGATCCGGGTGACGTGATCGCGGCCATGCGCGTCGGACATGAAGGCCTCGCCCCGCGTCGAGGTCCACTTGACCGGACGCTCCAGGGCCTTGGCGGCGAAGGTGCAGAAGGCTTCCTCCGCGTAATGGAAGATCTTGGTGCCGAAGCCCCCGCCCACGTCCGGCGCCACGACGCGCAGCTTGTGCTCGGGAATGCCGAGGACGAAGGCCCCCATCAGCAGGCGGATCACATGCGGGTTCTGCGACGTGGTGTAGAGTGTCGACTCGCCGCTGTGCCCGGCATAATCGCCCACCGCCACGCGCGGCTCCATCGGGTTTGCGATCAGGCGGTTGTTGACCAGCTCCAGCGTGGTGACATGGGCAGCCTCGGAAATCGCCTTGTCGACCGCCTCCTTGTTCTCCTGCACGAAGCCCCAATCGTAGCAGAGGTTCGACGTCAGGTCGTCATGCACCTTGGGCGCACCTTCGGCCAGCGCGGACTTCATGTCGATGACGGCGGGCAGATCCTCGGTCTCGACCACGATGGCCTCGGCGGCGTCACGGGCCTCCTCGCGCGTTTCGGCCACGACCGCGGCGATCGGGTCACCGACATGGCGCACCTTGCCCTCGGCCAGGATCGGGTGCTTGGGCTCCTGCATGGGATTGCCGTCGATCGAGGTGATCTGCCAGCCGCAGGGCATGCCGCCCACACCTTCGAAATCCTTCGACGTGAAGACCCGGATCACACCCGCCATCCCCTCGGCAGCAGACGTGTCGATCGACTGGATCCGCCCATGCGCCACGTCCGAGCGCAGGAAAACGACATGCGCCTGCCCGGCCACGTTGATGTCGTCGGTATAGCGGCCCTTCCCGGTCAGAAATCGAACGTCCTCGCGCCGCTTGGGGCTGGCGCCAATTCCGGTGTCCTTGGGCATATCGTGGTCCTCCCTGGGCGGCGCGCCGCCGGTTGTCTCGTGGTGGGGGCGCGGCTCCTCCCTTCCGCGCCCCCGCGGGGTCGATGGCAGCCTCAGCGCCCGCCCCCGTTTCCGCAGGCGTCAGTCCGGCCGCTGATGCAGGCCGAAACGTGCCCCCCGCGGGTCCTTGCAGGTCGCGAAGCGACCCAGCGGGCCGGCATTCTCGATCCGGCCCATCAGTGTTCCACCCAGTTCCGCGACCCGCGATGCCGCCGCGTCGATGTCGGGGACCGCAAGATTGGGCACGACGCAAGGCGCATCCCCGCCATTCAGCCCGACCTGCCGCGCGCCATCCTCGAAATAACCTGCGCCCGCATCGTCCATCGCGACCCAGGGCCAGTCGAACAGCGCGCCGAAGAACGCCTTCGCCGCCGCCGGGTCGTCGCTTCCGATCTCGATGAAGTCGGGTGCGGTCATGCTATTCCGCCGCCACCGGCGCGACGTCCTGCCCCGAGGCCGCCATCACCGCCTTGACGATGTTATGGTAGCCCGTGCAGCGGCAGATATTGCCCTCGAGATAGTGGCGGACCTCGGCCTCGGACGGCTTCGGGTTCTCCTTCAGAAGGGCCGCCGCCGACATCACCATGCCCGGCGTGCAGAAGCCGCATTGCAGCCCGTGATAGTCCTGGAACGCCTGCTGGATCGCACTCAGGCTGCCATCGGTGCCCGCCATCCCCTCGATCGTCGTGACCTCGGCGCCGTCGACCTCCTGCGCGAGGACGGTGCAGGCCTTGACCGGTTCGCCGTCCAGATGGACGACACAGGCACCGCATTGCGACGTATCGCATCCGACATGCGTACCGGTCAGGCGCAGCCCCTCGCGCAGCCAGTCGACCAGCAGGGTCCGGCCCTCGGCCTCGGCACTGCGGGGCTTGCCGTTCACGGTCATGGTGACCTTGCTCATCATCTCGTCCTCCCTCGTCCCGCGATCAGTCAAGCACAGGACCGACCACCGGGAAACCTCAATTTTTCCCATGACTCCCGCTGGGGCGCATCGGGTCACGCAGCTGGGGCCGGGTCGGGATTTCCTTCAGCAGGCCCCCGACCCCCATCGCCGCGATCTCCGCATCGGTGACCGGAATGCCGCAGATCGCCCGCTCCAGGATCCAGTCGGCCCCGTTCAGCGCGGGGGACCGCGCACAGCCCGGCAGGCCGACCACATGCGCGCCGTCCAACTTCCCCAGCATCATGAGGTTGCCCGGATCGACCGGCATCCCGAACCGCGTGACCGTCCCGTCCGCGCGGCGCAGCGCGGCCGGCGCCACGTCGCCCAAGTCCGACGTGGCCGAGGCGGTCAGGATCAGCCGCAGCGGCGCATCCACCCGTTGCAGGGCCGCCGCCAACGGCGCGACGTCATGGGGCACCTCGTGCACGTCGCAGGCGACCCCCATCCGGTCGAGGCGCGTGGTCACCGCGGCGGAGGCCGTAGCGCCGCCCGGCAGCGTCGTGACGATCAGCGCCGCGCGCCCGATCACCGGCGGGCACAGCGACAGCGCGGCGGTGGCCGCGGCCATCGCCTCCGCCAGCCGGTCGGCCCCGACGGCGTAGGAGATGATCTTGACGGTCGCTGCCATGGTCCCCGCCGCCACCCGCTGCCAGGGCGGCAGGGTCGCGATGGTGATCAGCGGGTCGACGACGTTGGCCGCGGTGATCGCCGCGCCGTCCACGGCCAGGATGCCCGGCCCATCGGCATGAAGGTTCGCCCGCCCCGTCGCAGCCTCACGCACGGTCAGGCCGCGCCCGGCCAACGCGTGGGCGAGACGGGCAGCGGCCGCGTTCTCCGGCACGTCGCCGGGATCCAGCCGGGCGACGGTGACCCGGGTCAGACCGGCCCCGCGCAGCCGATCGATCGCATCGCGGGTCAGGATCTTACCCTTGCGCAGACGACCGTCCGGCAACGCGACCGAATGGGCCAGCACGGCCCCCTCGGCGCGATCCAGGGGGACGGGTCCGAACCTCATGGCTGGCGCAGGGCACGGGTCATGGCGGCCAGGATCGCCACCGCGATCTCGCCCGGTGTCCTCGACCCGATATCCAGGCCGATAGGCGCGTCGATCCGCGCGATCCGCTCGGGCGCGACGCCGGCCTGGGTAAGGCGGTCCACCCGCTTGGCATGGGTCCGCGTCGACCCCAGGGCGCCCACATAGAAAGCCGCGCTTTCCAACGCGACTGTCAGGGCCGGGTCGTCCAACTTGGGGTCGTGCGTCAGCAGGACGACGGCCGTGCGCGCATCCGGCGAAAGCGCCGACATCGCGGCGTCGGGCCAGTCATGGGTCAGCGCGGTGTCGGGAAAGCGGGCCGTCGAGGCGAAGGCCTCGCGCGGGTCGATCACCGTGGGCGCGTATCCCGCCAGCCGTGCCATCGGCACCAGCGCCTGGGCGATATGGACGCCGCCCACCACGATCAGGCGCAAGGGCGGTGCGTGCAGCGTCACGAAGGTTCGGCCGTCGGGCGCGAAGGCCGACCGGTCCTCGCGCAGGTGGTCGGCGACATCCTCGGTCAGATGCGTGGCGCCGGTTTCGATATCGATCACTTGCCCGACGGCCACCCCACTGCCCCGCGCGGCGACAAGATCGGCCAGGACATCCGGGGGCAGCGTGCCGCCCACCGGCTCCAGCAGGATGCGGATCGTCCCGCCGCAGGCCAGGCCCACGGCAAAGGCTTCGTCGTCGCTGACGCCGTATTCCAGCACCCGGTGCCGACCGTCCGCGAGCGCGTCCATAGCTTCGGCCACCACCGCACCCTCCACGCACCCGCCCGAGACGGAGCCGACCAGCTCCGCCTCGCCCGAGATGGCGAGCTGCGCGCCGCGCGGCCGGGGGGCGCTGCCCCAGGTTTCGATCACCGTGGCCAGGACCGCGCCTTTGCCGGCACGATGCCAGTCGAGCGCGGCGGCGGGCGCGTCGTCGAGTGCGGACATGAATAGACCCTCCGCCGATCACGATGGCGGAGGGTCGAGGTGCGAACAAGTCTTTGCTATGTGGACGCGCCCCTGGGGGATCGTCCGGGAAATTCCGTTCCGGCGCCTAGTTGGCCGCGGCGGTCTGCAGCAGGCCGGTGATCTGGCGCACGGTAGCCCGGCGATTGGCCCGTTCGTCCGTCTGCGTCGGCACCTTCAGGAACTGCTCGCCATAGCCCTGAACGACCATGTTTTCGACCGGTACGCCGAAATACTCGTTCAGCGCCAGCGCCAGTGTCTCGGCACGCCGGTCCGACAGCGCCAAGTTATAGGCGGCATCGCCCACGGCGTCGGTATGCCCCTCGATCAGAAAGACCTCGCGCGGATTTTCGCGGATCGCGGCCAGCACCTCGCGCGCCAGACCGGTCAGGTTTCCGGCCTGCTCGGGCGAAATCGCCGCCGAGCCCGACGCGAAGGTCACGGTATCGACCTCGAAGGCCGGCGCCAACGCACGGACCTGCGAGATGTTGCGCACCTGGGCCAGGCTGAACCGGCGGTCCAATCCCGCCTCGCGGTTCAGGGCGGCGCGCAACGCGTCGTCGCCCCCGTCCGACCGCGACGACACGATCGGCGCGGGCAGCGTGGCGACGTCCACCGGCTCCACGGCGGCGGTGTCGTCGATCAGCGTGTATTCGGTCCCGTCCGTCTCGACCAGCTTACGGCGCAGGACGCGCAGCGACGCGTCGCGGATGGTCACGATCCGGCTGCCGTCGGGGCGGATGACGGTGGTGCGGGTCGAGCCGTCGTCGAACCGCTCGGTCCGCACCTCGTTCCCGCTCTGCCGCAGCAGCGCATCATCGTCCTTGAGCACCTGTAGCCCGCCATCGTCGCGTTGAACTACGACCCGGTCGCCCGAGTTCGAGACGACCCGGTTCCGGTTCGCCAGCACGGTTCCGACGGCAAGCGCACCCAAGGCGCCCAAGGCGATCTTCTGGTTGCGCGAAAGCCCGTCATCGTCATCGTCGTCCCGATCGGTCACGACGGCCTGGGTCGTGAAATCCTGGTCCGAGGTGCGCACGTCCTCCTCGGCGATGACCTGCTCTTCCACCTCGGCGGCCTCGGCATCGTCCGACGCGGCGGCGGCGGCCGTCCCCTCGTTGGGATCGGTCAGCGATTCCAACGCGCGGCTGGCCTGATCACGGGCGACCTCCTGCTCCTCGGTCAGTTCCGGCTCCGGCTGGGCTGCGACCTCCTCGGCGATCTCGCTCTCCGTCGGGGTCTCGACCAGCGGGGTCACCTCGGCCTGCGGAGTGTCCGTCTCGGTCTCCTCGGCGGTGGCATCCTGCGCCGCTTCCTCGGATGCGGCGTCCTCGGTTGCCGCCTCCTCGCTGGTGGCCTCCTCGGCTGCGGCTTCCTCGGCAGCCGTCTCCTCTGTTGCCATTTCCCCGGCATCCGTTTCCTCGGCGCCCTCCTCGGTCGCGGTGTCTTCTTCGGTCGCGACCTCGTCCTGCAAGGCTTCGGCACCGTCCTCCGTGCCCTGTGTCGCCAACTCCTCGCCGGTGCCGTCGACCGGCTCCCCGGTATCCTGGGCCTCGTCGATAACCTCATCGACGGCCTCCTCGGCCTCGGCCTCCGCTTCGACCTCTGCCTCGGCGTCTGCTTCAGCCTCCGCCTCTGCCTCGGCCGCATCGGCTTCCAGCTGCTCGGCGATCGACTCCTCGGTCACCTCCTGAACGTCCGCATCCGGCGCGGCCTCGGGCGCGGTGTCCTCGGCGGTTTCCTCCGCCGTCTCGGGCGCGTCTTCCGTCAGGACCTCCGCCTCCGCCTCGGCTGCCTCAGCGTCTTCGGCGACCTCGCCTTCGACGGCTTCCACCTCGACGGGCTGCGCGTCCTCGGCGTCGGCGCTCTCTTCGACAACCTCCTCGGCGATTTCGGGCTCGACGGCCTCGGCATCGTCCACGGCCTCGCCGCCTTCGACGGCATCACCGCCGTCGACAGCCCCCTCGCCATCGATGTCGACGACCCCCTCGGCATCGCCCTCGACAGCGCCGCCTTCGACCATATCTTGCTCGATCTCCTCGACTGCGGCTTCGGTCCGCTCGGCCACGCAATTCGCCAGGGCCTCGGCGTCCCCCTCGAACTCGGCCGTGCATGTCGCCAGGATCTCGTCGGCGATCGCCTCGCCCTCCTGCGCCATCAGCGGCGCGCCGGGAACCAGCAGCGAGAGGCTTGCAACAAGGGCGGTCGCCTGGCGCACGGGATTGCGCGGCATGGTCAGGTTTCTGGGGGTACGGGGCATGGTGCCCTCCTTTGGAATGGCTCGATCCTTCGGGGGATAGAACGCCACGCCTGATGGGCAGTTCCAGCCTCGGGGGGTGTTATCGGATAACAGGCCGACCCCCGCCGACGGCCGGCGGATCCTGCGCATCACGAGCCCGCGAACGGCCGGACGGGGGCGAACCCTCGCGGTCGGTTCCCCGGGGGCAATCCGGCCCGAACTCCCGCGCGGTCAGCCGCGCAGGCGCTGCAACTCGCCCTCGTCGCCGGGCCGGGACAGCGCATCCGCGACCCCCTCCAGCGCGGCGATCGAATGACCGGCGCGCAGGCAGTCCACATGCGGCAGCAACGCGCGGATCCCGGCGGCGCGGGGCGCGAACCCGTCCCATCGCAGCAGCGGGTTCAGCCAGATGACGCGCCGTGCGGTCAGATGCAGGCGCCGCGCCGCCCGGGACAAATTCTCGGGATCGCCACGGTCGAGACCGTCAGTGACCAGCAACACGACTGCACCCTGCCCGAGAACCCTGCGCGACCAGTCACGGTTGAACACGTGCAGCGCGTCGCCGATCCGCGTGCCGCCTTCCCAATCCTGCGCCTCGGCGCCGGCGGCGGCCAGCGCCGCATCGACGTCGCGTCGCCGCAGGTGACGGGTGATGTTCGTCAGCCGGGTGCCGAAGGTGAAGGCGTGAACCTCGGCCCAGCCCGGACCTTGCCG
Proteins encoded in this window:
- a CDS encoding OmpA family protein translates to MPRTPRNLTMPRNPVRQATALVASLSLLVPGAPLMAQEGEAIADEILATCTAEFEGDAEALANCVAERTEAAVEEIEQDMVEGGAVEGDAEGVVDIDGEGAVDGGDAVEGGEAVDDAEAVEPEIAEEVVEESADAEDAQPVEVEAVEGEVAEDAEAAEAEAEVLTEDAPETAEETAEDTAPEAAPDADVQEVTEESIAEQLEADAAEAEAEAEADAEAEVEAEAEAEEAVDEVIDEAQDTGEPVDGTGEELATQGTEDGAEALQDEVATEEDTATEEGAEETDAGEMATEETAAEEAAAEEATSEEAATEDAASEEAAQDATAEETETDTPQAEVTPLVETPTESEIAEEVAAQPEPELTEEQEVARDQASRALESLTDPNEGTAAAAASDDAEAAEVEEQVIAEEDVRTSDQDFTTQAVVTDRDDDDDDGLSRNQKIALGALGALAVGTVLANRNRVVSNSGDRVVVQRDDGGLQVLKDDDALLRQSGNEVRTERFDDGSTRTTVIRPDGSRIVTIRDASLRVLRRKLVETDGTEYTLIDDTAAVEPVDVATLPAPIVSSRSDGGDDALRAALNREAGLDRRFSLAQVRNISQVRALAPAFEVDTVTFASGSAAISPEQAGNLTGLAREVLAAIRENPREVFLIEGHTDAVGDAAYNLALSDRRAETLALALNEYFGVPVENMVVQGYGEQFLKVPTQTDERANRRATVRQITGLLQTAAAN
- a CDS encoding VOC family protein, with translation MTAPDFIEIGSDDPAAAKAFFGALFDWPWVAMDDAGAGYFEDGARQVGLNGGDAPCVVPNLAVPDIDAAASRVAELGGTLMGRIENAGPLGRFATCKDPRGARFGLHQRPD
- a CDS encoding molybdopterin-binding protein encodes the protein MRFGPVPLDRAEGAVLAHSVALPDGRLRKGKILTRDAIDRLRGAGLTRVTVARLDPGDVPENAAAARLAHALAGRGLTVREAATGRANLHADGPGILAVDGAAITAANVVDPLITIATLPPWQRVAAGTMAATVKIISYAVGADRLAEAMAAATAALSLCPPVIGRAALIVTTLPGGATASAAVTTRLDRMGVACDVHEVPHDVAPLAAALQRVDAPLRLILTASATSDLGDVAPAALRRADGTVTRFGMPVDPGNLMMLGKLDGAHVVGLPGCARSPALNGADWILERAICGIPVTDAEIAAMGVGGLLKEIPTRPQLRDPMRPSGSHGKN
- a CDS encoding xanthine dehydrogenase family protein molybdopterin-binding subunit; translation: MPKDTGIGASPKRREDVRFLTGKGRYTDDINVAGQAHVVFLRSDVAHGRIQSIDTSAAEGMAGVIRVFTSKDFEGVGGMPCGWQITSIDGNPMQEPKHPILAEGKVRHVGDPIAAVVAETREEARDAAEAIVVETEDLPAVIDMKSALAEGAPKVHDDLTSNLCYDWGFVQENKEAVDKAISEAAHVTTLELVNNRLIANPMEPRVAVGDYAGHSGESTLYTTSQNPHVIRLLMGAFVLGIPEHKLRVVAPDVGGGFGTKIFHYAEEAFCTFAAKALERPVKWTSTRGEAFMSDAHGRDHVTRIELALDADHNFTAIRTETHANMGAYLSTFAPSVPTWLHGTLMAGNYKTPVIYVNVKAVFTNTVPVDAYRGAGRPEATFQLERVIDKAARELGVDPVELRRQNYVTEFPYATPVAVEYDTGDYNATMDKLLSMIDRDGFAARRQESEARGKLRGLGINSYIEACGIAPSHLVGQLGARAGLYESATVRVNATGGLVVMTGSHSHGQGHETSFPQVVADMIGIPEDQVEIVHGDTANTPMGMGTYGSRSLAVGGSAIYRATEKIIAKARKIAAHLMEASDEDIELKDGKFTVAGTDKSVAWGDVTLAAYVPHNYPLEDIEPGLEETAFYDPNNFTYPAGAYACEVEVDPETGKVDVVAFAAADDFGNVVNPMIVEGQVHGGLAQGIGQALLENCAYDADGQLLSASYMDYAMPRAHDFPMFQVDSSCQTPCTHNPLGVKGCGEAGAIGSPPSVVNAVIDALHSGGHDVPHIDMPLTPARVWHAMQGGTANQGSAQPAAHSSNTTHDRTVGGPA
- a CDS encoding XdhC family protein; translation: MSALDDAPAAALDWHRAGKGAVLATVIETWGSAPRPRGAQLAISGEAELVGSVSGGCVEGAVVAEAMDALADGRHRVLEYGVSDDEAFAVGLACGGTIRILLEPVGGTLPPDVLADLVAARGSGVAVGQVIDIETGATHLTEDVADHLREDRSAFAPDGRTFVTLHAPPLRLIVVGGVHIAQALVPMARLAGYAPTVIDPREAFASTARFPDTALTHDWPDAAMSALSPDARTAVVLLTHDPKLDDPALTVALESAAFYVGALGSTRTHAKRVDRLTQAGVAPERIARIDAPIGLDIGSRTPGEIAVAILAAMTRALRQP
- a CDS encoding (2Fe-2S)-binding protein — encoded protein: MSKVTMTVNGKPRSAEAEGRTLLVDWLREGLRLTGTHVGCDTSQCGACVVHLDGEPVKACTVLAQEVDGAEVTTIEGMAGTDGSLSAIQQAFQDYHGLQCGFCTPGMVMSAAALLKENPKPSEAEVRHYLEGNICRCTGYHNIVKAVMAASGQDVAPVAAE